Proteins encoded together in one Impatiens glandulifera chromosome 1, dImpGla2.1, whole genome shotgun sequence window:
- the LOC124919716 gene encoding glutamine synthetase nodule isozyme-like — MSQVSDLCNLDLTQITDKIIAEYIWIGGSGTDIPLKARTINKPVTDPAKLPKWNFDGSSTGQAVGQDSEVILYPQAVYKDPFSRGNNILVLCDAYTPSGEPIPTNKRHNAAKVFNHPDVAVEELWYGIEQEYTLLQKDVNWPLGWPIGGFPAPQGPYYCGAGANKAFGRDIVDAHYKACLFAGINNSGINGEVMPGQWEFQVGPLVGIDAADQLWVARYILERITEIAGVVLSFDPKPIQGEWNGAGAHTNYSTKSMRSDGGIDVIKKAMEKLGLRHKEHIAAYGEGNERRLTGKHETADINTFSWGVANRGASIRIGRDTEKAGKGYFEDRRPTSNMDPYVVTSMIAETTILWKP; from the exons ATGTCGCAAGTTTCAGATCTCTGCAACTTAGATCTTACCCAAATCACTGACAAGATTATTGCCGAATACATATG GATCGGTGGGTCTGGTACGGACAT acccctaaaGGCCAGG ACAATCAATAAACCTGTTACTGACCCTGCAAAGTTACCAAAGTGGAATTTCGACGGTTCGAGCACTGGTCAAGCAGTTGGACAAGACAGTGAAGTCATCTTATA TCCTCAGGCAGTGTACAAGGATCCATTCAGTAGAGGCAACAACATCCTT GTGTTATGTGATGCTTATACTCCATCTGGGGAACCTATTCCCACTAACAAGAGGCACAATGCTGCCAAGGTTTTTAACCATCCTGATGTAGCTGTTGAGGAACTCTG GTATGGAATAGAGCAAGAGTACACTTTATTGCAGAAAGATGTGAATTGGCCATTAGGTTGGCCTATTGGTGGCTTTCCTGCACCTCAG GGACCTTACTACTGTGGTGCTGGTGCAAACAAAGCGTTTGGCCGTGACATAGTCGATGCCCACTACAAAGCGTGTCTTTTTGCTGGAATCAATAATAGTGGTATTAATGGAGAAGTGATGCCTGGCCA GTGGGAGTTTCAAGTTGGTCCATTAGTGGGTATTGATGCTGCTGACCAATTATGGGTAGCCCGTTACATTTTGGAG AGAATCACTGAGATAGCTGGTGTGGTGCTTTCTTTTGATCCTAAGCCTATCCag GGAGAGTGGAATGGAGCTGGTGCACATACAAACTATAGCACAAAATCTATGAGAAGTGACGGAGGAATTGATGTGATTAAAAAGGCCATGGAAAAGCTTGGTTTGAGGCACAAAGAGCACATTGCTGCCTATGGAGAAGGCAATGAACGTCGTCTAACAGGAAAACACGAGACAGCTGACATCAACACCTTCTCATGG GGTGTGGCAAATCGTGGAGCGTCAATTAGAATTGGTAGGGATACGGAGAAGGCGGGCAAAGGGTATTTTGAGGACAGGAGGCCAACTTCGAATATGGATCCTTATGTTGTCACCTCCATGATTGCGGAGACTACCATCCTTTGGAAACCCTAA